From the genome of Drosophila melanogaster chromosome 2L, one region includes:
- the CG8838 gene encoding uncharacterized protein has translation MTSMLNTPIVSIFDLMVERHIRLRRELNGNLPPVRRPKAARGAADGKKPFKYKPSPMEFPLPETLELMSPPAANAITAAHLTQKHTFLKIQPPSEKNAIKKLVEKMSHGRGKTKTVSPRHSLSSKKTSANSSKTVVIQPRKRKVAGQGSFRAQPKLGKTSSTQLKRQPLSPRRAESTAKDASTLSKTKTKKSSPEKSGAQMRNTRSADRLGNAEIPVSKRWRL, from the coding sequence ATGACGTCCATGCTGAATACCCCGATAGTCTCCATCTTCGATTTGATGGTGGAACGTCACATCAGGCTGCGCAGGGAACTGAATGGAAATCTTCCGCCAGTTCGTCGGCCTAAAGCAGCACGTGGAGCTGCCGACGGAAAGAAACCTTTCAAATACAAACCAAGTCCGATGGAGTTTCCCTTGCCAGAAACACTGGAATTGATGTCTCCGCCAGCGGCAAATGCCATTACTGCCGCGCATTTGAcccagaaacacactttcctTAAGATCCAGCCACCGAGCGAGAAGAACGCAATTAAGAAGCTGGTGGAGAAGATGTCCCATGGACGAGGCAAGACCAAGACCGTGTCGCCAAGGCACTCCCTGTCCAGCAAGAAGACCAGTGCCAATTCCTCCAAGACGGTCGTCATTCAGCCTCGCAAAAGGAAAGTAGCCGGGCAGGGATCATTCCGTGCTCAGCCAAAGCTCGGCAAGACCAGTTCCACTCAGTTGAAGCGACAACCCCTCTCTCCCAGAAGGGCAGAATCTACAGCTAAGGATGCCAGTACGCTGAGCAAGACGAAGACCAAGAAGAGTTCGCCTGAAAAGTCGGGTGCACAGATGCGAAATACCAGGTCTGCAGATCGACTCGGCAATGCAGAGATTCCGGTCTCAAAACGATGGCGTCTTTAG